tcatagaaaaagcaagataattcttGCTTCTGCTTCTTTTGATTACACCAAAGTTTTTGACTGTGGagcacaacacactgtggaaaactgttcaagagatgggaataccagaccacctgacctgcctcttgagaaatctgtatgcaggtcaagaagcaacagttagaactggacatggaaaaagagacgggtttcaaattgggaaaggagtacgtcaagcctgtatgtTATCATCCTGCTTAGTTAATTAATATTCAGagcacattatgtgaaatgccaggctggatgaagcacaagccggaatcaagactgccaggagaaatatcaataacctcagatacgcaaatgacacTACACTtatagcagaaagggaagagaaacgaaggagcctcttgatgaaagtgaaagaggagagtgaagaagctggcttaaacctcaacattccaaaaactaagatcatggcatccggtcccatctcttcatggcaaatagttggggaaacaatggaaacagggacaggcTTTACTTTGGGGGcctacaaaatcactgcacatggtgactgcagccatgaaattaactgctccttggaagaaaagctatgaccaacctagacagcatattcaaaagcagagacattgctttgccaacagaggtccctctagtcaaagctatggtttttccattagtcacgcatgaatgtgagagttggactacaaagaaagctgagtgcgaaggaattgatgcttttgaactgtggtgctggagaagacttttaagagtgactttgactgcaaggagatcaaagtagtcaatcgtaaaggaaatcagtcctgaatattcattggaaggactgatgctgaagctgaagctcaatactttggctacctgatgcaaagaactgactcatttgaaaagaccctgattctgggaaagattgaagacaggaggagaaggggatgacagaggatgaggtggttgaatggcatcattgactcaatggacatgaatttgagcaagctctgggagttggtgatggacagggtgctgcagtccatggggtcccaaagagtcagagacaactgagagactgaactgaactgcaagagGAAACCAATTAAGAGATGGGTCTGCGTTTAAGGCAGGACGGCTTTGAGTCTCACTCCtggatcttttcctttcttcctgctgACTTCTGTCCCTGTTGTGGAGGGTGGTGGCAGCAGGGACAGGTGAAGATGTTGATGGAATCAGAAGAGGAGTCCAGGAAGAACTGGGAAAAAGGAGGCAAAAAGGACGGGTGTGTCTTCTCTCAGAGGATGGCCGAATCTGACCTTGGAGCAATTGAAAGAGAATCTCTGAGGGAATAAAAAGCAATATTCTGCAACCAGTTGGTCAgttattttttggtttttctttttccccagagCCTGTTAGCTTACAAGACCTGGATCGATGCCAGATGGAGCCAACTGATCATAATGCCTCACACACCCAGGATTTCAGTCCTCAGGTCAGATCCCGGCTCCATCAGTCTAACAAGGGAAGCTTAGAATTTGCAGCCAAGAGGCCTGAATTCAGTTCCTAGTTCTGGTCTTAATAGcactttttcttttatgtgtgttctgttctttattttattattcttattttatattttattttgttttggagaatACTTGCATTACAATGTTGtactggtttctgccatgcagcaGTGTGAATCAcccataagtatacatgtatctcctccctctGGAACTTCCGTCCACCTTCcgcatcccagccctctaggtcgctgagcaccaggttgagcttccTATGTTATACCAAAACTTCTCACTAGCTTTTATTTTACACACGGTAAAggatatatttcaatgctactctctcaactcgtcccaccctctccttccctcacaaGTCAGTTCTCCACGTCTGCATCTCTAGTCCTGCCCTGtacataggttcatcagtaccatttttctagattccacatagatgtatttattattattattattattgaagttcagttcagttcagttcagtcgctcagtcgtgtccaactctttgagaccccatgaattgcagcatgccaggcctccctgtccatcaccatctcccggagttcactcagactcacgtccgtcaagtcagtgatgccatccagccatctcatcctctgtcgtccccttctcctccagcccccaatccctcccagcatcagagtcttttccaatgagtcaactcttcgcatgaggtggccaaagtactggagtttcagcttcagcatcattccttccaaagaaatcccagggctgatctccttcagaatggactggttggatctccttgcagtccaagggactctcaagagtcttctccaacaccacagttcaaagcatcaattcttcggcgctcagccttcttcacagtccaactctcacatccatacatgaccacaggaaaaaccatagccttgaccagacggacctttgttagcaaagtaatgtctctgcttttgaatatgctatctaggttggtcataactttccttccaaggagtaagcatcttttaatttcatggctgcagtcaccatgtgcagtgattttggagtccaaaaaaataaagtctgacactgtttccactgtttccccatctctttcccatgaagtaatgggaccggatgccatgatcttcgttttctgaatgttgagctttaagccaactttttcactctccactttcactttcatcaaggggcttgagttcttcttcacttctgccataagggtggtgtcatctgcatatctgacgttattgatatttctcccggcaatcttgattccagcttgtgtttcttccagtccggcatttttcatgatgtactctgcatataagttaaataagcagggtgataatatacagccttgacgtactccttttcctattcggaaccagtccattgttccatgtccagttctaactgttgcttcctgacctgcatacagatttctcaagaggcaggtcaggtggtctggtattcccatctcttgaagaattttccacagtttattgtgatccacacagtcaaagactttggcatagtcaataaagcagacatagatatttttctggaactctcttgctttttccatgatccatcggatgttggcaatttgatctctggttcctctgccttttctaaaaccagcttgaacatccggaagttcacggttcacatattgctgaagcctggattggagaatttttagcattactttactaacatgtgagatgagtgcaattgtgcggtagtttgagcattctttggcattgcctttctttgggattggaatgaaaactgaccttttccagtcctgtggccactgctgagttttccaaatttgctggcatattgtgtgcagcactttcacagcatcatctttcaggatttgaaatagctcaactggaattccatcacctccactagctttgttcctagtgatgctttctaagacccacttcacattccaggatgtctagctctagatgagtgatcacaccatcgtgattatctgggtcttgaagatcttttttgtacagttcttctgtgtattcttgccacctcttcttaatatcttctgcttctgttaggttcataccatttatatttatgtcctttatcgagcccatctttgcatgaaatgttcccttggtatttttgaagttagttgatttaaaatataacacattCCTTCTTGAggtctccatttcttcatctatgaaatgagacAACTAGTGTTTCTTTCCACTCGTGATTGGGATTATTAAAAGCGTTAATATATTTGAGGTGGTTGCAGCTGCACCACACTAGTACTAAcattacttttgctttttaattataaTAGAGCACATGGACAATAAATTATTACCAATAAGCTTTTTCTGCCAGTTTCCTTATTGTGGCCTCTCCTGAGATGACTACTAGCAGATTTCTGGAAATCTAAGGTTCCCTTCACCCTTGTCACAgtcacatatgcatatatgttacTTCAAGCCTGCAAaatctgtatgctgctgctgctgctgctaagtcgcttcagtcgtgtccgcctctgtgcgaccccatagacggcaccccaccaggctcctctgtccccaggattctccaggcacgaacactggagtgggttgccatttccctctcaatgcatgaaagtgaaaagtgaaagtgaagtcgctcagtcatgcccactcttagcaaccccgtggactgcagcctaccaaggctcctccatccatgggattttccaggcaagagtactggagtggggagccatcgccttctccggggcAAAATCTGTATAATTTCATATTAAGAGTTTTAACTGCTCTTTAAATATACACATAGGATTGCATTTTGTTTCACATGCTGGGATGGACAGCGTGTAAGATTCTGGGGAAAAGGAGAATTTTCTCTCAGCCTTGAGGAGGCTCTAATAAtcccccacctctctctccctccagctcCCATTGTCTGGCAGGCTCAGCACAAAGGGCCAGGGGATAATGCAGTGGGACACCTGGGGCCAGTGCTCAGTGGCTGACCCTGGGGGGAACCTCCCCTGAACAGTTGTCACCCTCATGTGATGAAGCAGAGCTGAAGGACGATGTCGGGGGAGGAGACAGGACAGGGCTTGGGGGCTCTGATTAGGAGGAATATGGGCCAGTCTGCTTCTAGGGAGCCGTGACTCTTGGGGATGAGTGTCCTGAACTGAGAGGGTAAAGGAGCTCAGAACGTGGAGGCATCAATCAAGCAGCAGCATCTCCCTCCATCAGCTCAGACTGATTTGCACAGGGCAGTTGGGAGGTGAGACTTCTCCATTGGACCCTCAGTCGTTCCTGACTTCTGGTCTGGGGGCACACAGGTGAGCGGTGCTCTCCTTGGTCAGGACAACCTTAGCCCCACCCAGGTAAAGCATCTGTGGCACTCGTGTTCTAAGGGGCACCTCCCACAGACCCGAGACAGATGACAGGAGCACTTTCTGCACGAGGACCTGACTGGAAGCAAGAGGGTGGTGAAGGGTTCTCCCTAGGCAGGGCCTGTTCCTCCTGCCTGGTGCACACAATGCACACTAAGGTAATGGGAATAGAGAACTCATTCCATATCTGTTTATCTGAATGGGATGATAGATTCTTTCATGGTTTTATTCAAGATTAACGTCATTCATGCAGTTTGCATGCATGTTTCGAGTGTTCTTGCATTTTAGTAAACTCTCAGGTGTCATTATTGCACTCAGCTCTCATTAAGCATAAACTTTCATCCTCATTCATTTTCTTGTGTGATTATTTAATCAAAGGCACACTTGTCTGTAAATTAAGAAGTCAAATATCTGTGCGTGATCCTGATTCTTCTCAACTTCTGCTTTCCCGTTGGTGACCACTTTGAATACTTTTTAGCTGATTcttttggcttttatttccaATTCCCTAAACACGATGCCTTATTAGAACTGCTGCTTGATTTTCTGTCACAGCCACTGTCTGTCGCATCACACAGTGGCTGGTGCAATAGTTGATAGTCATTGTTTTCACTCTTCCCATTCCTTCAGTTTCCCAGTTTATTTATATACTGATCATACTTAGTTAattcagctttttcttttccctgactATTATACTTGTCAactaaaaagatgctcaacttaaGACTtgtaagttaagttttatttggggcaaaatgaggactgaagCCTGGAgaacagcacctcagatagctctgagaaacagCTCCAGAGAGGTAGGgagggaaggtcagtatatatgattttggtgaaggggggagttcagtgcaatcaagCTTATCTTccaaaggttttctgctagtcacaaggagctgatCTCACCATGAAAGGATTGAATGCTTTTCTACATACAAAGAAGTGAAGCGaaccaaaggactggaaaaagtcagttttcattccaatccctaagaggggcaatgccaaagaatgtttaaactaccatacacttgtattcatttcacatgttagcaaaattaggctcaaaattcttcaagctaggtgtcagcagtatgtgaactgagaagttccagatgtacaagctgggtttagaaaaggcagaggaaccagagatcaaattgccagcatttgttggatcacagagaaaccaaggaattccagaaaaacacttacttctgcttcattgactatgcttaagcctttgactgtgtggatcacaacaaactgttgaatggtcttaaggagatgggaataccagaccaccttacttgtctcctgaaaacctgtatgcaggtcaagaagcaacaggtagaaccagacacagaactacggactggtttaaaattgggaaaggagtataataAGGCTGTACattgcaccctgcttatttaactgatatgcagaataaatcaggcaaaatgccaggctggatgaatcacaagttggaatcaagattgccaggagaaatcaatatcaacaacctcagataagaacatgataccactttaatggcagaaagggaagaactgaagagcctcttgatgaggctttgtttttgctgattatgTTCTATGAAGCTCTCAGGAATTCAGCTCTAATGATTCCCCTGTTTGCATGACTCTTTCAAGAAGTGTGGATACTTTGGATATTccatcagtttttccttttttggaaatGTCGTCCTGGACCCTGCTGACGAGCTCCCACCTGGTCTGGATTCTTCTGCATCTGGAGCAGAGCCATCCTCCTGGGATCTCCCTCCACCACCATCTGGGCAGCACTTTAAAGTGCTGTGgatactgcatagcacagggaactctacccagcACTCTCTAATGGCCTATATGCggaaagaatctagaaaagacTGAATATATTTCAAGCTGATTCACtgtattgtacagcagaaagtgacacagcactgtaaatcaattacactccaatgaaaacaaaagaaacaaacaagtaAGCAAGCAGATGTCTACCCCGGATGGCATTTATCAGTCGCTTGTTCTTTCAGCCAAACCTGAGTGCCTGCATTGTACCAGGTCAAGTTCCAGTTCCAGATCTTTGCTCTAACAATTGAAATTTGACATTCTTGtccatccctctctccccctcaccTGATTAGGAGCATTTCCACATTAGGAGAATTCCACACTGAAAGAGTCTTGGTAGGAGGCAGAGACCACCTTCCTCCACTAAAGAAGAGAAAACCCACTTTCCCACATATTCTTGCCAGAGCGCATAGCATGAGGCTGAGGTCCCAGCACTCAGGTGACCACGTGCCAGACTCAGGACGTTGTGACACAGAGAAGCTGGAACTATGCAGGATGCATCTGACAAGGGTGTTGAGAGTGGGAGTCACACCACCTCCAGTTGTCAGGAGCCTCAGTGATGGCCGTCCTCAGCACGGGGTCCACGCCCAACACGAGGGGCTCACTGTGTGAGCAGTGACACTGTGCCCCAGCAGGGCCGAAACTTCCTTTGTGGGACCTGGCCTGGAGTGGACACTGGATCCTGTTCCCGtggagccatatatatatatatatagtatccggtcccaccacttcatgggaaatagatggggaaacagtgcaaacagtgtcatactttatttttctgggctccaaaatcactgcacatggtgactgcagccatgaaattaaaagatgcttactccttggaaggaaagttatgaccaacctagatagcatattcaaaagcagagacattactttgccaacaaaggtttgtctagtcaaggctatggtttttcctgtggtcatgtatggatgtgagagttggactgtgaagaaggctgagcgccgaagaattgatgcttttgaactgtggtgttggagaagactcttgagagtcccttggactgcaaggagatccaaccagtccctctgaaggagatcagccctgggatttctttggaaggaatgatgctaaagctgaaactccagtactttggccacctcatgcgaagagttgactcattggaaaagactctgatgctgggagggattgggggcaggaggagaagaggatgagatggctggatggcatcactgactcgatggacatgagtctgagtgaactccgggagttggtgatggacagggaggcctggcgtgctgcgattcatggggtctcaaagagtcggacacgactgagcgactgatctgatctgatctgatgtctaaCTTTATTTGGATCCCATTGTCAGCTCCAAGAATAAGTGAGGAGAACTCAACCTGGAGAATAGTTTCAGAAAGCAAGGATTTCACTATGCTGAACTGTGAACCACTGCCTCAGTCTTCAGGTGGAATAAGAACTACATTATTTCTCAACATCACACCTCATAATTGACAAtataagtatttctttttctttctgaaggaaaaaaaatacttttaaatgtggATTTAAGACCCCTCTGTGGCTACTTGCTCTCATATACCTCTGGGCTTCCCAAATTGGCTGATCATCAGAATTGCTTGTGGGGCTTCTTACGAAATGCTCAGCCTCTCCTCAGAACCACCTTCTCAGAGTCTCAGGACAAGATCAAGGGATTGCTTATTTAACAATCTCTGTGTGTGAGGCTGAtacacagcatgtgggaatccCGGTCTATGTAAGTTCCTGCTACTAAAAGTGTGATCTgaagaccagcagcatcagcaccaaCCTTATtacaaatgcagattctcaggctctACTCCTGACTGTCTAGATCTAATGAGGGTCCAGGGGAGCACCAGCATCCCCACCCTGGACACTGCACtaatcctccaggctcctccactgcATCACTCACCCTTCACCTCCTGATTCTGCTCAGCAGTTAGACTGATGCTTCTAACAAGCAGTCACACCAGGTCATCTTCTAGTCAAACCATCTTACGAGTCCACATCTTTCACAGACATCAGATACCTTCTAATATCCTGGAGGCCCACATGATCTGGCCAGACACCAGATCTCATTGCAATTCCTCACTCCTCCAGCCACACCTGCCTCCTGGCTCTTCCTtgaacacacacactctcctGCCCTCCTGCATTTGCACTGGAGGCTCCTCTGCCTGGAGAGGACTCCCCAGACATGCTTGTGGACATTCTTTCATGTCCTTCACATCTTTACACAAAGATCATCTCCTCAACGAGGCCTACACTGACCACCCTAGTAAAACAGCCACATTCCCTTTCCCCACACACTTGTACTCTGGGTCACCTTCCTCAGAGCACTTGCCAATCTCTAGGCAGACACTTCCCTCACTTATTAGGCTCACTCTGCCACCCTCACCAGAACACACTGCACGAGGCCAACAAAGGGTGTCTGCTGTTAGTTCACTGAGGTTTCACAGATGCAAAAATAGAGCATCATCTATCTGGCACACAACAAATACCAGATGAAGGAACGATCAGGGTAGACGCCTCTGTATTCTATCTTCATTAATGTGGACTCAGGCCACTTGCTCTCTCGCAGCAGCTACAGCACATCATCCATTCACACTGACATCAGTGCTGCCTGTGCTTTCCCCACAAGAGTGGATcacccctccctcccacaccGACCGATCTGCACTCTATACATAACGATATTTTCCCTTCAGAAAAGATCCCAGGCTGACAGGTCCCATATTCCAACCTGCTGTGACTATTAGGCAGCACTTTTTAAATCCAGAAATTTGGACTGGAAGAGGTGACAGGCTGCAGAGAAGATAGAAATACAGCAAGaagtaagactagaaactattgGGTCCCTCCTCTATGATAACCCCAGAATCTGGTACCTTAAACAAAGATGCAGAAAGGATGCAAAGAAGAAGCCAGGAAACAGCCTGAGAAGGCTGGCAAGAGCTGAGTGAGATGAGAGTTTCTCTCTTGGTAGCACTAAGAATCCTCTATGCAGGACTTTGGTGACAATGACTCCTGTCTCTGTCAAAGATGGGGGACACACAGAGCAGAATAACAGAACTCTAAACATGAGGAAAAAACAACCATTATTTAGAAAAATcctaaataagcaaaatataaacCCATATACACAAAAAAGCCCTGGGGGCAGGACCTTGGCTGAGCCTAGGCTATATGGTGACAGGAAGTCCTCGCTGCCCACCATCCTAGAGACAGGACAAGGCCCAGGTGCCTTCTGAGTCCCTGTGAACACAGGTCTTGGTGGGACAAGGATTGACTGAAGGGATAAGGACAAAGGGGCTGAGAATATGACCCAGCCCAGGAGTGACCACACCAAAGCCCACGATGCACTGAGCACTGACTGGACACAGGCTCTGACCTGCTCAGCTCCTCAGAGTCTCCTCCTGTTCCTCCTGCAACAGACTGAGCACAGCAATCAAAACCATTCTGGAAGGTTCCAGGTGCTtctgttcattttctctcttaaacTGAAGGAATCTTCTACTTTACTTTCCCAGTAAACTCTCTTGGCAggtattagaaaaaataatttcaatatagattttatttccaaaaagaaAGTAAGACATCATTACTCAGCATACATGAAGTTAAGACAGGGGTTTAGAGGGTCCAGCTCTGTGTCTGCTGGAACAGGAATGTGGATGAGAGAGGAGAACACaggtcagggtggggagggggcaaggtGGGCAGGGGTCATCAGTCTCCTCAACTCTTCACGTTATGGTAATAGGAGCACAGACACATTTACACGCAGCTACAGAAAGAGGGGTCTGGGGATCTGACGTCACAAAGCGGGACCAAGTATCACTCAGTCCCCACAAGGCAGCTGTTTCACACTGTGAGAGAAAAGAATCAGGAAGCAGTTCAGGTCGGTCATGTAAGGGCTGACATTCTCCACAGCCCCCCACACGCTCACATGTCCCACTCAGAGACCCCTGCCACCCAGTGTGTCCCCTCTGACCCAACTCCTCTCCCAATCTAGAGCCCCAGGGTCTCACCTTTAGGAACCGCGAGAGACACATCAGAGCCCTGGTCACTGTCACTGACTGGGGGAGAACAAGACCAGGATGTGGTCAGAACCCACAGGagagaaactggagaaggcactTTGAGGAGGGTTGAGTCCCGCATGGCCTCCTGTCTGCACCCTCACAAGGGTCTCAGGAATCACCCCCTCTGTACTTACTTTCAGCCTGGGTGTAGCCCCTTCCTGTTTCACCTGTGAGAAGAAAGTATCACGTGAGCAACCAAGGACAGACCAAGTCATGAGATCCTAGAACTCCCTAGTCCTGGACGACAAAAACTTTTCAGAACTGTGACCAAAAATCCAGGACAGGCTCAGGAACATGAAGGAAGGAGACGTGGGGGGACTGGACCATCCGCCCTCCTGGAGGTCTGTCCTCAGAAGGGACATTCCCTCCTGACCTTCAAATGCTGAGAAACAGCCCCCCAATTGGaattataaagatgaaaaatttgtCTTTCATGTTCACATATACTTTACAAAAGTGTCAGTCTTAGCATCAGCTCAGATTCCACAAGTGTGTGGTGGGTACTCTCCAGTAACGAGGCAGGCAAACTTCCACCTGGGCCAGAAACCCACCCAGTGAGACAAGAAAACTCagatccctccctcctttccctacCTGAGTGCTTCTTCCTCCAAATCACAGCTCCAGTCACCACAGCTCCAGTGACCATGAGGAGAAGAACCAGGCCAACAATGATGCCTATGATGGGGATGGAGGGCTGAGGAGGTTctgtggaagaaagggaagaggccCAAACTTCAGGCTTCAGTCCTGACCTTGCTGAACGTGTCCAGAAGGGCTCCTGCTTTATCTGAGAGGTAGCTCCATTCCGGCCCCCTCCTTACCCCATCTCAGGGAGAGGGGCTCCTGAAGCCCCTCATGCTGCACATGGCACGTGTATCTCTGCTCCTCTCCAGAAGGCACCACCAGGGCCGCCCACTTCTGGAAGGTTCCATCCCCTGAAGGCCTGGTCTCCACAAGCTCCATGTCCTGAGTCTGGTCCTCCCCATCACGCTGCCAGGTCAGTGTGATCTTCTTAGGGTAGAAGCCCAGGGCCCAGCATCTCAGGGTGACCTCACGGTCAGAGATGCGGTGATGCGTCACATGTGTCTTTGGAGGATCTGAAGAGGAAGAATCAGAAAATTCACATTCCATGGGCCACTGAACAGAACCAGGTGACGATGCTGAGAATGGACGAGATTTTGGGTTTGAAAAGAAGCAGCACAAACAACAGACACCAGCCTGGACTCTGGGATCTGGGAAAAACTCTTAGTTCTTGGAAAGTTCTGGAGTCAGGGTGAGTGCCAAGGTAGGAGACTCCATGTAAGGGGAAATGACAGAGTAATGGTCCTGATCTGGATGGAGGCTGAATGTCTCAGAAAAGCTAGAGTCTGGCCTCCTAAAATGGTCTCAGGGTGAGAACAGGCCTTGAGAGGGAAACTCATGGTTCACAAGATGGCAGTCAGGGTCAAAGGGCACTGCTGACCAGTTATTTCAGGGatggttttctgtttcttatccAAAAACAGTGAATGCTTTAATTGTCCTTCAGAGAAATGGGGCCACTGGTGTGTCACTGTCTTCTACAGAATATGAATACCTAGGGGGATTCCCCCCTCTCCAGACAAGAAGTTGGGGTGGTGTTCCCGGAAGGACCCCATTTTCTCTCCTCGTGGAAAGCCGGCTCCAGCCTGAGAGGAGATCAGGAGGCTGGTGCCCCTTATACCTGCGCGCAGCAGCGTGTCCTTCCACTTCTCCAGGTGACTAAGGAGCCACTGCACACAAATGACCTCCAGGTAGTTCCGTTGGAAGTCTGCCTCACCGGAGATTTCCCACCTGCGCTTGGTGATCTGAGCCGCCGTGTTCGCCGCGGTCCAGGAGCGCAGGTCTTCGTTCAGGGAGATGTAATACGCACCGTCATAGGCCTTCTGCCAGAACCCTCGGAGGAGGCGCCCCTCCGGCCCCACGTCGCAGCCAAACACAAACTGGAGGGTGTGAAACCCTGACCCGCCCCGACCATCCGCCGTGATTAAATCCAAACTGAAAATGATACCGGGTCAAGTTCCCCCGACCCGCCCCCGCCTCCTCCCGAATCGGGGGGCGGTGAGGGTCCCGCAGTGTCGGGGTGACCCTCGGACCCAGAGATTCGGGGTCACCCCAGCCGGTCCCTGGGGATGGGGGTCGTGACCTGGACCCGGGCCCGCGTCGCTCACCGGCCTCGCTCTGGTTGTAGAAACCGCGCATGGTATTCAATTC
This genomic window from Bos mutus isolate GX-2022 chromosome 23, NWIPB_WYAK_1.1, whole genome shotgun sequence contains:
- the LOC102286220 gene encoding BOLA class I histocompatibility antigen, alpha chain BL3-7 isoform X2, whose translation is MGPRTLLLLFSEVLVLTETWTGYHSLNYFCTCMSWPGLRESRFFTVGYVDDMQIARFDSDYPNPRMEPRAPWMEQEEPEYWEEVTGSAKEAQRRMRLELNTMRGFYNQSEADLRSWTAANTAAQITKRRWEISGEADFQRNYLEVICVQWLLSHLEKWKDTLLRADPPKTHVTHHRISDREVTLRCWALGFYPKKITLTWQRDGEDQTQDMELVETRPSGDGTFQKWAALVVPSGEEQRYTCHVQHEGLQEPLSLRWEPPQPSIPIIGIIVGLVLLLMVTGAVVTGAVIWRKKHSGETGRGYTQAEISDSDQGSDVSLAVPKV
- the LOC102286220 gene encoding BOLA class I histocompatibility antigen, alpha chain BL3-7 isoform X1 → MGPRTLLLLFSEVLVLTETWTGYHSLNYFCTCMSWPGLRESRFFTVGYVDDMQIARFDSDYPNPRMEPRAPWMEQEEPEYWEEVTGSAKEAQRRMRLELNTMRGFYNQSEAGFHTLQFVFGCDVGPEGRLLRGFWQKAYDGAYYISLNEDLRSWTAANTAAQITKRRWEISGEADFQRNYLEVICVQWLLSHLEKWKDTLLRADPPKTHVTHHRISDREVTLRCWALGFYPKKITLTWQRDGEDQTQDMELVETRPSGDGTFQKWAALVVPSGEEQRYTCHVQHEGLQEPLSLRWEPPQPSIPIIGIIVGLVLLLMVTGAVVTGAVIWRKKHSGETGRGYTQAEISDSDQGSDVSLAVPKV